One genomic window of Euleptes europaea isolate rEulEur1 chromosome 8, rEulEur1.hap1, whole genome shotgun sequence includes the following:
- the PSCA gene encoding prostate stem cell antigen gives MKLLMIFVLAGSLFVQPAGSLKCYTCTMQVSNSMCQGVTDCDGNTTACRTDKLSAAGFLTLVTKECSSSCKVAYKDYFMAKRNISCCNADLCNLNGAEGFGTSYTKAGWSVCISFSLTFFRSGL, from the exons ATGAAGCTGCTGATGATCTTCGTGTTGGCTGGAAGCCTGTTTGTACAGCCAG CTGGTTCACTGAAGTGCTACACATGTACGATGCAAGTCAGCAACTCTATGTGCCAAGGGGTGACGGACTGTGATGGAAATACCACCGCGTGCAGAACTGATAAGCTGA GTGCTGCTGGCTTTCTCACCTTGGTCACCAAAGAGTGCTCATCGTCTTGCAAGGTGGCCTACAAGGACTACTTCATGGCCAAAAGGAATATCTCTTGCTGCAACGCTGACCTTTGCAACCTCAATGGGGCTGAGGGCTTTGGGACGAGCTACACCAAGGCGGGCTGGTCTGTTTGCATCAGCTTCTCCTTAACTTTTTTCAGGAGTGGACTGTGA
- the LOC130481391 gene encoding ly6/PLAUR domain-containing protein 2-like, whose translation MRTCLVALLIFVAALERALCLWCYTCNDPTDRDNCMTITNCSVHATACMTMLDSENGYPFFGIIAGTKSCAEKCVPSDPYGTDDCYPVSCCYTDLCNGAGASQATASLSTLGFSVVVALVGTRL comes from the exons ATGAGAACATGCCTGGTTGCTTTGCTGATTTTCGTAGCTGCCCTGGAACGTG CTCTCTGTTTGTGGTGTTATACTTGCAATGATCCCACTGACCGTGACAACTGCATGACCATCACCAACTGCTCAGTTCATGCGACCGCCTGCATGACGATGCTGGATTCAGAGAACG GCTACCCCTTTTTCGGAATCATCGCTGGCACCAAATCCTGTGCCGAAAAGTGTGTGCCGTCTGATCCATACGGGACTGATGACTGCTACCCTGTCTCCTGCTGTTATACTGACCTGTGCAACGGGGCCGGGGCATCCCAGGCCACTGCCAGCCTCTCCACCTTGGGCTTCTCTGTGGTCGTTGCCCTCGTTGGGACCAGACTATGA